The Dendropsophus ebraccatus isolate aDenEbr1 chromosome 2, aDenEbr1.pat, whole genome shotgun sequence DNA segment cagcaggttttttttttacactgctaCTGCAGTTTTTGattcaaagccagaagtggatccagcaggaagcagaagtgtaagtcatttttttttaaatttccaaaTTCTTTTGAATCCACTTATAGTTTTGGCCCAAGAACTGCAGTGGCAATTTTACGAAAAACAAACTGCCATTTGGGACAGCAGTCTTAAAATGTGGTTAGGAAAATGTAATGGTATCTGTTGGAAAAATACAcagtaggggagatttattaaagtggtgtaaagtgaaactgactaagttgcccctagcaaccaatcacattccacttttcattcctcacagattcttgaaaaatgaaagggggaatctgattggttgctaggggcaactaagacaattctaccttacaccagtttgataaatctccccctatgaattAAATTTAGTGTCCCACCCCTAGATAAAAAcaattatgttttctttttttttttattatagtggtgctttaatgaaaaataaaataatgtagcTTAATCACACTACCTAAAcaacttattatatatgttacattttGTATCAGATATCCTGAGATCATCATTATCTTTGCCCCTTCCTTCCAATCTAACCTCCCTCAATCCTTTTTCCAGTTACAAAATCTGGAGTGATTTGTACTTAAGTCTGTTGGAATCATTTTATAGTAAGCCATCATATGTTTAGAAAATTTAATCAAAAAAAGAAGATTGAAAAGAAAATCATAACTATCCGTCCACTCAAAACAATTTTGTAGTGTTCTGATATTTCTGTTAATAAAATGttgcatatacagtgtatactcaCCGATTGGGCAAAGCATTAAAACCAAACAAATAATGTGAATAACATGTGTCATCTTGTTGCAACTAAGCAGTCAGTTCCTGAATTGGAGGTGTTAGAAGCAGTAAAAATGGACAAGAGTAGGAAGCTGAATTAGTGAAATTTATAGAGGACTAGGTTAGAGCACTTCTAAAATGGCAGCTTGAGTGGCTCTTCTTGATATGCAGTGGTTAGTTCCTATCAAAAATGATTCAAATGTGAACAACTGATGATTAAAAGCCTTTGACACGGTTAATTGATGTGCATGGAAAGCAATCTCTGATCCCACAAAAGAGCTGCTGTAGCACAAATTGTTGAATAACATTAAGCTGGCTATAAgagaaaactgtcagaaaacagtgCAATGCAGTTGtccagtcatttaaaaaaaagggcCAGGGGAAACATAGTAACCAAAAACTACTTACCCTCATGATGATAAAACGACGAAAAGCAGAGTTGATGGattgcacgctcagccaatcagtgactagagcggtgtcccaccccagttactgactggcttagtggccagtccatcaacgGATCATGACATCAGCTCAGAAGTGCATGAGATCCCAGAGACCAGTGGTGGAgaggcatggggacaggtgagtattgatagtttattatgttcctcccctgCCTTGccttaaaaaaattgttaccggacttctcctttaagactggtTATATTGCCCATGTTGATCTCTGTCCATTGGAATCACCTACAGTGGGCACATGTGATCCTTAGAATTGTACCAATGAATAATGAAAAAAAAGGGGTCTTGGTGTAATGCACAATGTTTTCTTTGATACATGTTGACAGATCTAAGAATGTATTAGAATATTTAAAATATGCAgtacttggggggggggtctgtccacCACTATCACTGCCGCGTTCAGCAATAGCAAAAGGCAACTTTTGCCCCAGGTATTGTATATTCTTATAGGAATGGAGGGGGCTGCTCTGCATCAATAGTGTGTGTGTTAGCACTTGATTAAAGCAGGGGACCGGGAACTACTTAtgtatgatgattattattaacccctaggcgacctaggtggtaccggtatgtcctggaagtctgtccccagacgaccctggacgtaccggtacgtcctgagctgtacgtcacagcaggtgggggccggctgcaggcagcagccgggacctcaccggtaatgacacgctgcagcgatcgcgctgccgcgtgccattagccccttaaacgctgtagcgtttaagtgtaagtgacagggggagtcccctgtcacttaccgatcgggacccctgcagtgtgactgcgggggtcccgatcggtaaaacggaccgccggaggtctcttacctgcctccgtgcggtccgatcggcgatctgctgcactaagcctgcacaggcaggctcaatgagcagagcgccgataacactgatcaatgctatgcctatggcatagcaaccatcagtgtataaaatcaaagtactgtatgtaaaagtcccccaaagggacttcaaatgtgtaaaaaaaaaaaaaaagttaaaaacaccaacacactaccccaaaacccctcccccaataaaagtttaaatcacccccctttcccattatacaaataaaacatataaaaatagataaatagataatcatataatataccgtagcgtgcgtaattgtccgatctatcaaacaataacaagcgtcattgcaaacggtgaatggcgtacacgaaaagagggaaaaaagtgagcggattaccgattttatgttacattatatataaaaaaaataataaaaagtgatcaaaacgttcgatcttcacaaatatggtattattaaaaactagagatcatggcggaaaaaatgacaccccatacagccccataggtaaaaaaataaaaccgttataagcatcccattttattaatatttaattgcccaaaaaacggatttcataaaaaaatatatatataacattagagaatctgtgtaaacctgcatatggttgtgttcggaccgacctatagagtaatagtatcatgtcgcttttaccatatagtgcattacgtagacacaggaaccccccaaacgttaccatattgcattcttttttacgatttcacctatttatatcttcataaataatatatttggaattccatcatacatgttatggtaaaatacaatacgccattacaaagtacaaatattcctgtaacaaataagcccttacatggccttgtagatagaaaactgaaagtgctagagctcttagaaggggaggagggaaaaatgaaagcgcaaagatcaaaatttgcgcggtccactgggtcattttgggcctggtcctcaaagggttaatgaagtGTTTTTTCTTAATAGATTGAAAGAAGATCTAAGACACCAGCTGTCCAGACCATGAATAATACAACTAAAAATGGCACCAACCAAGCAACAGCAGAGAAATATGATGACTATACATATCTTCATTTCACTATAGCAGCTGTCATATGTTTAGGTTTCTGCCTTATTGGCTTAGTGGGAAATATTACCATATTTTGGTACCTTTGCTTTAGGATAAAGACAAACAAGTATACAATTTATATTATTAACCTGTCGGTGGCTGACATCATATTTTTGATATTTAGTGCATTGGTGCTAATAATGTACATTAATGCGCTAATGAATCCGAAACCAGACTTCCCAGGGGTAGAGTCATTTATGCTATTTTTGGAGATATTTTGTGACAGTGCACAATATTCAGGAATGTTCATCCTCACAGCCATAAGTGTGGAAAGATGCCTTTCTGTCCTGTTCCCTCTTTGGTACCAATACCATCGGCCTCAAAACGTCTCTTCTTCTTTGATCTGTGCTGTGCTTTGGCTCATTGGATGCTCAGAGAGTCTCATAGAGAACTTGGTGTGCACTCATAAAGGTTTCATCATGCAGACTACGGAGTGCACAGCAGTTCAtatcatggttttttttttatccatagtTATCTGTCTACCAATCATGGTCATTTCAAGTCTCACTTTGTTCATTAAAGTAAGAAGAACCTTCAACAAGCGGTATCCAACAAAACTCTACATCATAATCCTCATTGCAGTTGTTATATTTATCTCATCTGTTGTCCCATTTAATTTTACAGGTCTTTTAATGTACTTCAAACTGCTACCATCAGATATTCATGTGGTTGCTCTTCACTTGGCCAGTATGTATAGTACAGTGCTTAATTGTACACTTGACCCATATATCTATTTTGTTATTGGGAAACAGTGGAAGCAGAAGTCTAGTCAGTCCATTCAAGATGCCCTCGAAAGAGCCTTCAGAatagaaaatgatgaaaacaggGATTCAAGAAGTACCCACACCAGTAACACATCCAGTCAAACTCACCTTTGAAGTATTTTATAAATTATTCTGCCACAGTGGAGCTGCACTGCAATAAATTTTAACCAGCTGTACACAAAGGTCACGTTCCATTGATAATGTTCAGTTCGTTATTTGGCTCACACTTTACTTTATTTCCAAAACTTCTTTGAGAAACTCCTGATGCTATTGTGTATGGCATATTTAAGACAATACATGAtgtgttttatgttttatactattTTGGTGTGattacttaaagggtttatccatggTGCCACTAGGCTGAAAGAAGTGTGCCTGTGTGAAATGGCCTTTGCTTCAGTAGAACATCCCACCCtaagtgttccctttaagctgtgcgGCGCGGTAAGAGGAGAGTCCTGCTTACTGTCGCCAGCCACCTACTCAACGTGAGATTTCTGGGTGGTGGCTGGGGAGAATACTGTATCTGTGTCCTCCTTTATGCTGCTAGTTCCGCC contains these protein-coding regions:
- the LOC138784588 gene encoding mas-related G-protein coupled receptor member H-like, with protein sequence MNNTTKNGTNQATAEKYDDYTYLHFTIAAVICLGFCLIGLVGNITIFWYLCFRIKTNKYTIYIINLSVADIIFLIFSALVLIMYINALMNPKPDFPGVESFMLFLEIFCDSAQYSGMFILTAISVERCLSVLFPLWYQYHRPQNVSSSLICAVLWLIGCSESLIENLVCTHKGFIMQTTECTAVHIMVFFLSIVICLPIMVISSLTLFIKVRRTFNKRYPTKLYIIILIAVVIFISSVVPFNFTGLLMYFKLLPSDIHVVALHLASMYSTVLNCTLDPYIYFVIGKQWKQKSSQSIQDALERAFRIENDENRDSRSTHTSNTSSQTHL